A section of the Cinclus cinclus chromosome 27, bCinCin1.1, whole genome shotgun sequence genome encodes:
- the PPARD gene encoding peroxisome proliferator-activated receptor delta isoform X3 codes for MEQLQEEVPEVKEEEEEEAVMVASGTSDPTGGPDSSLPSSSYTAIRFGRMPEAEKRKLVAGLTASEISCQNPQVADLKAFSKHIYNAYLKNFNMTKKKARGILTGKASSTPPFVIHDMDTLWQAEKGLVWKQLVNGIPPYKEIGVHVFYRCQCTTVETVRELTEFAKSIPSFIGLYLNDQVTLLKYGVHEAIFAMLASIMNKDGLLVANGNGFVTREFLRSLRKPFSEIMEPKFEFAVKFNALELDDSDLSLFVAAIILCGDRPGLMNVKQVEDIQDNILRALEFHLQSNHPDAQYLFPKLLQKMADLRQLVTEHAQLVQKIKKTETETSLHPLLQEIYKDMY; via the exons ATGGAACAACTACAGGAGGAAGTACCTGAGGtcaaggaagaggaagaggaagaggcagTGATGGTGGCAAGTGGAACCTCAGACCCAACTGGAGGACCAGACAGCTCGCTGCCTTCAAGCAGCTACACAG CAATCCGCTTCGGGCGCATGCCAGAAGCAGAGAAGAGGAAGCTGGTGGCAGGGCTGACGGCCAGTGAGATCAGCTGCCAGAACCCACAGGTGGCTGACCTGAAAGCTTTCTCCAAGCACATTTACAACGCCTACCTGAAGAATTTCAACATGACCAAAAAGAAGGCAAGAGGTATCCTGACCGGGAAAGCCAGCAGCACCCCA CCTTTTGTGATCCATGACATGGACACCTTGTGGCAGGCAGAGAAGGGGCTGGTGTGGAAGCAGCTGGTGAATGGCATCCCCCCCTACAAGGAGATCGGGGTGCACGTCTTCTACCGCTGCCAGTGCACCACGGTGGAGACTGTGCGGGAGCTCACCGAGTTCGCCAAGAGCATCCCCAGCTTCATAGGCCTCTACCTGAACGACCAAGTGACTCTGCTCAAGTACGGGGTGCATGAGGCCATCTTTGCCATGCTGGCCTCCATCATGAACAAGGATGGGCTGCTGGTGGCCAACGGGAATGGCTTCGTGACCCGCGAGTTCCTGCGCAGCCTGCGCAAGCCCTTCAGTGAGATCATGGAGCCCAAATTTGAGTTTGCTGTGAAGTTCAACGCTCTGGAGCTGGATGACAGTGACCTGTCGCTGTTTGTGGCTGCCATCATCCTGTGTGGAG ACCGCCCTGGCCTGATGAACGTGAAGCAGGTGGAGGATATCCAAGACAACATCCTGCGAGCGCTGGAGTTCCACCTGCAGTCCAACCACCCGGATGCCCAGTACCTCTTCCCCAAGCTGCTGCAGAAGATGGCTGACCTGCGACAGCTGGTGACAGAGCACGCCCAGTTGGTGCAGAAGATCAAGAAGACAGAGACAGAAACATCTCTGCACCCACTTCTGCAGGAGATCTACAAGGACATGTACTAA
- the DEF6 gene encoding differentially expressed in FDCP 6 homolog, translating to MDLRAELLKSIWYAFTALDVEKSGKVSKSQLKVLSHNLYTVLCIPHDPVALEEHFRDDDDGPVSSQGYMPYLNKYILDKVEEGAFVKEDFDELCWTLTAKKNYKPDRNGNSVVSHKDAFKLWCLFNFLSEDKYPLVMVPDEVEYLLKKICTAMNVELNSCELEDYLSQEPQGQGGLTVWQFLDMVNSGRFLRGIEQEAISMAVEEVYQEVIEDVLKQGYLWKKGQLRRNWSERWFMLKPSVLSYYMSEERKEKKGSIALDKHCCVEVLPDRDGKRCMFCVKTSSRTYEMSASDTRQRQEWTLAIQTAIRLQAEGKKSLHKDLKQKRREQREQREQRKAAKEEEMQRLKQLQEEKERKLQELELLKEAQRQAEILLQEEEQRRRQQHEEMQRTLEIQLQEAEQARASMQAEMVLKEAEAERQRKRILELEDMQESLQEALQQEVKARQDEEAVRYAQARLLAEEEEKLKQLMKLKEEQEEYIIKTQREKQVLKLEMENKNKCLEEAQKQLEEVRVNRQRVDQDVMAAQQKLRQASTNVKHWNVQMNRLMHPIRPGDKRTNSSGVFTGYPPLLSRRDSSLKVKQRVEDKGSDLVRQNSKENVSNGGNSSMLPSPDADTMATEPTN from the exons ATGGACCTGCGAGCCGAGCTGCTCAAATCCATCTGGTACGCCTTCACCGCCCTGGATGTGGAGAAGAGCGGCAAGGTCTCCAAATCCCAGCTCAAA GTGCTGTCTCACAACCTGTACACAGTGCTGTGCATCCCCCATGACCCCGTGGCACTGGAAGAGCATTTCCGTGATGACGATGATGGGCCAGTGTCCAGTCAGGGCTACATGCCCTACCTCAACAAGTACATCCTGGACAAG GTGGAGGAAGGTGCTTTTGTCAAAGAAGACTTCGATGAGCTCTGCTGGACCCTGACAGCAAAGAAGAACTACAAACCTGACCGGAATGGGAATAGTGTTGTATCCCACAAGGATGCTTTCAAGCTCTGGTGTCTCTTCAACTTTCTGTCTGAAGACAAATACCCTCTTGTCATGGTGCCAGATGAG GTGGAGTACCTGCTGAAGAAGATCTGCACAGCCATGAATGTGGAGCTGAACTCCTGCGAGCTGGAAGATTACCTGtcccaggagccacagggacAGGGCGGACTCACGGTCTGGCAGTTCCTGGACATGGTGAACTCAGGGCGGTTCCTGAGAGGCATCGAGCAGGAGGCCATCAGCATGGCCGTGGAAGAGGTGTACCAGGAGGTCATTGAGGATGTGCTCAAACAG GGCTACCTCTGGAAAAAGGGCCAGCTGAGGAGGAACTGGTCGGAGAGGTGGTTCATGCTGAAGCCCAGTGTCCTGTCCTACTACATGAGTGAGGAACGGAAGGAGAAGAAGGGGAGCATCGCATTGGACAAGCACTGCTGTGTGGAG GTGTTGCCAGACAGGGATGGGAAGAGGTGCATGTTCTGCGTGAAGACCTCGTCCCGCACCTACGAGATGAGCGCCTCCGACACCCGGCAGCGCCAGGAGTGGACACTCG CCATCCAGACAGCCATCcggctgcaggcagagggaaagaaGTCCCTGCACAAAGACCTGAAGCAGAAGCGACGGGAGCAGCGGGAGCAACGAGAGCAGCGCAAGGCGGCCAAGGAGGAGGAGATGCAACGGCtcaagcagctgcaggaggaaaaggaaaggaagctgcaggagctggagctgctgaaggaggcCCAGAGGCAGGCAGAgatcctgctgcaggaggaggagcagcgGCGGAGGCAGCAGCACGAGGAGATGCAGAGGACCCTGGAAATCCAGCTGCAGGAGGCTGAGCAG GCTCGTGCCTCCATGCAGGCAGAGATGGTCCTgaaggaggcagaggcagagcgGCAGCGGAAGCgcatcctggagctggaggacaTGCAGGAGAGCCTCCAGGAggccctgcagcaggaggtgaAAGCACGGCAGGACGAGGAGGCTGTGAGATATGCACAGGCCAG GCTACtggctgaggaagaggagaagctGAAACAGCTGATGAAGCTGAAGGAGGAGCAAGAAGAATATATCATCAAAACTCAGAGGGAGAAGCAAGTCCTCAAGTTGGAGATGGAGAACAAGAACAAGTGCCTGGAAGAGgcacagaagcagctggaagaagTGAGAGTGAACAGGCAGCGGGTGGACCAAGATGTCATG GCAGCCCAGCAGAAGCTGCGACAGGCCAGCACCAACGTCAAGCACTGGAACGTCCAGATGAACCGACTGATGCACCCCATCAGGCCAGGAG ACAAGCGAACAAACTCGAGTGGAGTCTTCACTGGCTACCCGCCCCTTCTGTCACGGAGAGATTCTTCCCTCAAAGTCAAGCAGAGGGTGGAGGATAAAGGCAGTGACCTCGTGAGacaaaatagcaaggaaaacGTGAGCAATGGTGGGAACAGCAGCATGTTGCCATCTCCAGATGCGGACACCATGGCCACAGAGCCCACCAATTAG
- the PPARD gene encoding peroxisome proliferator-activated receptor delta isoform X1: protein MEQLQEEVPEVKEEEEEEAVMVASGTSDPTGGPDSSLPSSSYTDLSQSSSPSLSDQLQMGCEEAALGALNVECRVCGDKASGFHYGVHACEGCKGFFRRTIRMKLEYEKCERSCKIQKKNRNKCQYCRFQKCLSLGMSHNAIRFGRMPEAEKRKLVAGLTASEISCQNPQVADLKAFSKHIYNAYLKNFNMTKKKARGILTGKASSTPQPFVIHDMDTLWQAEKGLVWKQLVNGIPPYKEIGVHVFYRCQCTTVETVRELTEFAKSIPSFIGLYLNDQVTLLKYGVHEAIFAMLASIMNKDGLLVANGNGFVTREFLRSLRKPFSEIMEPKFEFAVKFNALELDDSDLSLFVAAIILCGDRPGLMNVKQVEDIQDNILRALEFHLQSNHPDAQYLFPKLLQKMADLRQLVTEHAQLVQKIKKTETETSLHPLLQEIYKDMY, encoded by the exons ATGGAACAACTACAGGAGGAAGTACCTGAGGtcaaggaagaggaagaggaagaggcagTGATGGTGGCAAGTGGAACCTCAGACCCAACTGGAGGACCAGACAGCTCGCTGCCTTCAAGCAGCTACACAG ACCTGTCACAGAGCTCCTCTCCCTCGCTGTCGGACCAGCTGCAGATGGGCTGTGAGGAGGCGGCGCTGGGAGCGCTGAACGTGGAATGCAGGGTCTGTGGAGACAAAGCCTCGGGTTTCCACTATGGTGTGCATGCCTGTGAGGGCTGTAAG ggTTTCTTCCGCCGGACGATCCGCATGAAGCTGGAGTACGAGAAGTGTGAGAGGAGCTGCAAGATTCAGAAGAAGAACCGAAACAAGTGCCAGTACTGCCGCTTCCAGAAATGCCTCTCGCTGGGCATGTCACACAACG CAATCCGCTTCGGGCGCATGCCAGAAGCAGAGAAGAGGAAGCTGGTGGCAGGGCTGACGGCCAGTGAGATCAGCTGCCAGAACCCACAGGTGGCTGACCTGAAAGCTTTCTCCAAGCACATTTACAACGCCTACCTGAAGAATTTCAACATGACCAAAAAGAAGGCAAGAGGTATCCTGACCGGGAAAGCCAGCAGCACCCCA CAGCCTTTTGTGATCCATGACATGGACACCTTGTGGCAGGCAGAGAAGGGGCTGGTGTGGAAGCAGCTGGTGAATGGCATCCCCCCCTACAAGGAGATCGGGGTGCACGTCTTCTACCGCTGCCAGTGCACCACGGTGGAGACTGTGCGGGAGCTCACCGAGTTCGCCAAGAGCATCCCCAGCTTCATAGGCCTCTACCTGAACGACCAAGTGACTCTGCTCAAGTACGGGGTGCATGAGGCCATCTTTGCCATGCTGGCCTCCATCATGAACAAGGATGGGCTGCTGGTGGCCAACGGGAATGGCTTCGTGACCCGCGAGTTCCTGCGCAGCCTGCGCAAGCCCTTCAGTGAGATCATGGAGCCCAAATTTGAGTTTGCTGTGAAGTTCAACGCTCTGGAGCTGGATGACAGTGACCTGTCGCTGTTTGTGGCTGCCATCATCCTGTGTGGAG ACCGCCCTGGCCTGATGAACGTGAAGCAGGTGGAGGATATCCAAGACAACATCCTGCGAGCGCTGGAGTTCCACCTGCAGTCCAACCACCCGGATGCCCAGTACCTCTTCCCCAAGCTGCTGCAGAAGATGGCTGACCTGCGACAGCTGGTGACAGAGCACGCCCAGTTGGTGCAGAAGATCAAGAAGACAGAGACAGAAACATCTCTGCACCCACTTCTGCAGGAGATCTACAAGGACATGTACTAA
- the LOC134054056 gene encoding probable E3 ubiquitin-protein ligase makorin-1 — translation MASGPSGTEAGCLRPVCRNFARGSCRWGHSCHFSHDRKSAQVCRYFQSGFCRYGEQCSYQHIQEEPAAVGTQYGVMPRCPCSQEPAAEPTAMDWDQGGAHCTSVHPAHSMTCVAFKFPKVKVEVEEKDKKNIPALGNVHCGAVSGEFVPTKARGASDFQPQGPALDADSSHPREAVLETATWTDPSKVPAERGAVAALVTTAALRAQSEAIVCGICMDRVYEKPLPEERLFGILPNCSHAYCVGCIRKWRRSRDFQSTVIKACPECRITSSYYIPHKYWISDVGEKEKLIRTFKARTGKIRCKFFIRGHCPFRSECIYLHELPARRLWRHRRQQLRMPVVFIPSSSESSDEEDEEFCTLEWALTLAMLETEFPYLSYGHEMFLTDFSDSD, via the exons ATGGCATCTGGGCCGTCAGGAACCGAGGCAGGCTGTCTGAGACCCGTGTGCAG GAATTTTGCCCGTGGATCCTGTCGGTGGGGCCACAGCTGCCACTTCTCACATGACAGAAAATCAGCCCAGGTCTGCAGGTACTTCCAGAGTGGGTTTTGCCGTTATGGAGAGCAGTGCAG CTACCAGCACATCCAGGAAGAGCCAGCAGCAGTAGGGACCCAATATGGTGTGATGCCCCGCTGCCCCTGcagccaggagcctgctgctgagcccacagccatGGACTGGGACCAGGGGGGAGCCCATTGCACCTCGGTCCACCCTGCCCACAGCATGACGTGTGTGGCCTTCAAGTTCCCCAAAGTGAAGGTAGAAGTGGAAGAGAAAGACAAGAAGAACATCCCAGCACTTGGTAACGTCCACTGTGGGGCTGTCAGTGGAGAATTTGTCCCCACAAAAGCTCGAGGTGCCTCAG ACTTCCAACCACAAGGGCCAGCACTGGATGCAGACTCCTCTCACCCCAGAGAGGCAGTTTTGGAGACAGCAACATGGACTGACCCTTCTAAG GTCCCTGCAGAGCGAGGTGCTGTGGCAGCCCTGGTCACCACTGCAGCACTAAGAGCCCAGAGTGAGGCCATAGTGTGTGGCATCTGCATGGACAGGGTGTACGAGAAGCCCCTGCCAGAGGAGCGGCTCTTCGGGATCCTCCCAAACTGCAGCCACGCGTACTGTGTTGGGTGCATCCGCAAGTGGCGGCGCAGCCGGGACTTCCAGAGCACTGTCATAAA GGCCTGCCCAGAGTGCCGGATCACCTCCAGTTACTACATCCCCCACAAATACTGGATCTCAGATGtgggggagaaggagaagctcaTCAGAACCTTCAAGGCACGGACAGG GAAAATCAGGTGCAAATTCTTCATCCGTGGCCACTGCCCTTTCAGATCAGAGTGCATCTACCTGCATGAGCTGCCTGCCCGCCGGCTGTGGCGGCACAGACGGCAGCAGCTGAGAATGCCCGTG gtgTTCATCCCTTCTTCCTCGGAGAGCTCTGACGAGGAGGATGAGGAATTCTGCACGCTCGAGTGGGCTCTTACCCTGGCCATGCTGGAGACAGAATTTCCCTACTTAAGTTATGGCCACGAGATGTTTCTCACTGACTTCAGCGATTCCGACTGA
- the FANCE gene encoding Fanconi anemia group E protein yields MQPQCPPWLQVCPRPCRLLLHALSSGPAGAMAALRVLQRGQPREGPGQAFPWQALIEAVCAEEPSLEEPKDTLAVKPRLLLLPVLCQRNLFSLLLVVQDAVPGQCLYRLLQALEQDSHVDPWVQTLGDLLRQRPRAEEGSPLPTVLSSTCQQQLRGLCQKIAQKKPEGQRKWNWCFSKQPGAPDSVPQGGKHNKVLEESLELDSEREEKGLLLEEEVFEPLGPQDCGHVAGMEEEVPKEPSGDIPAQSTDKAAPDSSQQEAAGELRKISQTELAAEVQTFVQMYGQGLKMLLLQESSHSELRIPPDLSILNNCSPSQLEGLCSFLQLSTCLEPFLVRFCSWLLALTPDLSYTSAAILAEQLFLRRVLSLTQPPSRHLMAALTSFCSKYSYPFFRVLVAAVLQEPGEGAEQTKLMCELVEECLEPHSVQLVLSQILEVPLSEKLLPVLQAVLGRQEVLPPELLDFLVLTLCQQAPAFVTSLSFAKLVTAVLTVYHNQVSPAQRSSLAAALDQSNAALKKSLQAVLEGAR; encoded by the exons ATGCAGCCCCAGTGCCCGCCCTGGCTGCAGGTCTGCCCCCGGCCGTGCCGTCTCCTGCTCCACGCTCTGTCCTCCGGCCCCGCCGGGGCGATGGCAGCGCTGCGGGTGCTGCAGCGGGGGCAGCCCCGCGAGGGACCGGGGCAGGCGTTCCCCTGGCAGGCTCTGATCGAAGCGGTGTGCGCCGAGGAGCCCTCACTGGAGGAGCCAAAGGACACCCTGGCTGT CAAAccacggctgctgctgctgcctgttttgTGCCAGAGAAAcctcttctccctgctgctcGTGGTGCAGGATGCAGTGCCAGGGCAATGCCTTTACCGGCTGCTCCAGGCCTTGGAGCAAGATTCCCATGTGGATCCCTGGGTGCAGACACTGGGGGATCTGCTGCGGCAGAGacccagagcagaggagggTTCCCCACTTCCCACTGTCCTGTCTTCCACATGTCAACAGCAGCTTAGGGGCCTGTGCCAGAAAATTGCCCAGAAGAAACCAGAGGGGCAAAGAAAATGGAACTGGTGCTTCAGCAAGCAGCCTGGTGCCCCTGACTCTGTGCCTCAAGGTGGGAAACACAATAAAGTGCTGGAGGAGAGCCTGGAGTTGGACagtgagagagaagagaagggGTTGTTGCTGGAGGAGGAGGTATTTGAGCCCCTGGGCCCCCAGGATTGTGGACATGTGGCAGGGATGGAAGAGGAGGTGCCCAAGGAACCTTCAGGGGACATACCTGCTCAGAGCACAGACAAGGCTGCTCCtgacagctcccagcaggaggcagctggggaGCTCAGGAAGATTTCTCAGACAGAACTGGCAGCAGAGGTGCAGACCTTTGTCCAG ATGTATGGACAGGggctgaaaatgctgctgctgcaggagtccaGT CACTCTGAGCTGCGTATCCCACCCGATCTGAGCATCCTGAACAACTGCTCCCCCAGCCAG CTCGAGGGGCTGTGCTCTTTCCTCCAGCTCTCCACATGCCTGGAGCCCTTCCTGGTGCGTTTCTGCAGCTGGCTGCTGGCTCTGACCCCTGACCTCAGCTACACCAGCGCAGCCAtcctggcagagcagctcttccTCAGGCGA GTCCTGTCCCTCACCCAGCCACCTTCCCGACACCTCATGGCTGCCCTCACTTCGTTTTGCTCCAAGTATTCCTATCCCTTCTTCCGTGTGCTGgtggctgcagtgctgcaggagccaggggaAG GGGCTGAGCAGACCAAGCTGATGTGCGAGCTCGTGGAGGAGTGCCTGGAGCCACACTCTGTGCAGCTGGTGCTAAG CCAAATCCTGGAGGTGCCTTTGTCAGAGAAgctcctgccagtgctgcaggctgtgctggggcgGCAG GAGGTGCTGCCCCCTGAGCTCTTGGATTTCCTGGTCCTGACTCTGTGCCAGCAGGCCCCAGCCTTCGTCACGTCCCTGAGCTTCGCCAAGCTGGTGACAGCTGTGCTCACAGTGTACCACAACCAG GTCAGCCCAGCTCAGCGGAGCAGTCTCGCTGCTGCCCTGGATCAGAGCAATGCAGCACTGAAGAAATcactgcaggctgtgctggaaggGGCCAG GTGA
- the PPARD gene encoding peroxisome proliferator-activated receptor delta isoform X2: MEQLQEEVPEVKEEEEEEAVMVASGTSDPTGGPDSSLPSSSYTDLSQSSSPSLSDQLQMGCEEAALGALNVECRVCGDKASGFHYGVHACEGCKGFFRRTIRMKLEYEKCERSCKIQKKNRNKCQYCRFQKCLSLGMSHNAIRFGRMPEAEKRKLVAGLTASEISCQNPQVADLKAFSKHIYNAYLKNFNMTKKKARGILTGKASSTPPFVIHDMDTLWQAEKGLVWKQLVNGIPPYKEIGVHVFYRCQCTTVETVRELTEFAKSIPSFIGLYLNDQVTLLKYGVHEAIFAMLASIMNKDGLLVANGNGFVTREFLRSLRKPFSEIMEPKFEFAVKFNALELDDSDLSLFVAAIILCGDRPGLMNVKQVEDIQDNILRALEFHLQSNHPDAQYLFPKLLQKMADLRQLVTEHAQLVQKIKKTETETSLHPLLQEIYKDMY, encoded by the exons ATGGAACAACTACAGGAGGAAGTACCTGAGGtcaaggaagaggaagaggaagaggcagTGATGGTGGCAAGTGGAACCTCAGACCCAACTGGAGGACCAGACAGCTCGCTGCCTTCAAGCAGCTACACAG ACCTGTCACAGAGCTCCTCTCCCTCGCTGTCGGACCAGCTGCAGATGGGCTGTGAGGAGGCGGCGCTGGGAGCGCTGAACGTGGAATGCAGGGTCTGTGGAGACAAAGCCTCGGGTTTCCACTATGGTGTGCATGCCTGTGAGGGCTGTAAG ggTTTCTTCCGCCGGACGATCCGCATGAAGCTGGAGTACGAGAAGTGTGAGAGGAGCTGCAAGATTCAGAAGAAGAACCGAAACAAGTGCCAGTACTGCCGCTTCCAGAAATGCCTCTCGCTGGGCATGTCACACAACG CAATCCGCTTCGGGCGCATGCCAGAAGCAGAGAAGAGGAAGCTGGTGGCAGGGCTGACGGCCAGTGAGATCAGCTGCCAGAACCCACAGGTGGCTGACCTGAAAGCTTTCTCCAAGCACATTTACAACGCCTACCTGAAGAATTTCAACATGACCAAAAAGAAGGCAAGAGGTATCCTGACCGGGAAAGCCAGCAGCACCCCA CCTTTTGTGATCCATGACATGGACACCTTGTGGCAGGCAGAGAAGGGGCTGGTGTGGAAGCAGCTGGTGAATGGCATCCCCCCCTACAAGGAGATCGGGGTGCACGTCTTCTACCGCTGCCAGTGCACCACGGTGGAGACTGTGCGGGAGCTCACCGAGTTCGCCAAGAGCATCCCCAGCTTCATAGGCCTCTACCTGAACGACCAAGTGACTCTGCTCAAGTACGGGGTGCATGAGGCCATCTTTGCCATGCTGGCCTCCATCATGAACAAGGATGGGCTGCTGGTGGCCAACGGGAATGGCTTCGTGACCCGCGAGTTCCTGCGCAGCCTGCGCAAGCCCTTCAGTGAGATCATGGAGCCCAAATTTGAGTTTGCTGTGAAGTTCAACGCTCTGGAGCTGGATGACAGTGACCTGTCGCTGTTTGTGGCTGCCATCATCCTGTGTGGAG ACCGCCCTGGCCTGATGAACGTGAAGCAGGTGGAGGATATCCAAGACAACATCCTGCGAGCGCTGGAGTTCCACCTGCAGTCCAACCACCCGGATGCCCAGTACCTCTTCCCCAAGCTGCTGCAGAAGATGGCTGACCTGCGACAGCTGGTGACAGAGCACGCCCAGTTGGTGCAGAAGATCAAGAAGACAGAGACAGAAACATCTCTGCACCCACTTCTGCAGGAGATCTACAAGGACATGTACTAA